A window from Thermogemmatispora onikobensis encodes these proteins:
- a CDS encoding outer membrane protein assembly factor BamB family protein, with amino-acid sequence MKGQSPGFARPSWKLFLGCVWLLVGLLGCQQTPPSVSLETVPCPAAQSQVQVSRLAEPAGGDEPVMTTLYVGLSTWLYALDTGSGRPRWCRLLRWKSTPLYALSGFEPIARGGQALYANTADGYLLALKAQNGEIRWQAEMKLMAFSGESWMVPAVDETVGQVYRVALKRVEALDMNNGRGRWSYAFPGNASVYLMPVAAEGMVYVVGGRVSTPQGGGPEVIGLDARTGRLRWQLGIPDRFLPDQQPRAMLLGNGVLCLDYEGQILGIRASDGRRLWQVSRAQWRDWDLDYQPLAIGQGWLYVVEKARQTGQIRVSALRLLDGREGWSAELTGGFDRVAAPLQGGVDGKMLYLVDGQGWVTALDGQNGRILWQKQLASRRNGGSIPSRLVVGGSNVYVFVALPGEEEHFVLHALAKENGQEEWNVALPLPVGQGWPIPVLAG; translated from the coding sequence ATGAAAGGGCAGTCGCCCGGGTTTGCGCGTCCCTCCTGGAAGCTGTTCTTAGGGTGTGTCTGGCTGCTGGTGGGTCTGCTGGGTTGCCAGCAGACGCCGCCAAGCGTGTCGCTGGAGACGGTGCCCTGCCCTGCGGCTCAGTCGCAGGTACAAGTCAGCAGGCTAGCTGAGCCTGCTGGTGGCGATGAGCCCGTAATGACCACTCTCTATGTAGGGCTGAGTACATGGCTCTATGCGCTGGATACCGGCAGTGGGCGCCCGCGCTGGTGCCGACTGCTGCGCTGGAAAAGCACTCCTCTCTATGCCCTCTCAGGTTTCGAGCCGATCGCGCGTGGTGGGCAGGCGCTCTACGCTAATACCGCCGATGGCTATCTGCTGGCACTGAAGGCGCAGAATGGGGAAATCCGCTGGCAAGCAGAGATGAAATTGATGGCTTTCAGCGGGGAATCCTGGATGGTGCCAGCCGTGGATGAGACGGTCGGACAGGTCTATCGGGTCGCTCTGAAGAGGGTAGAGGCGCTAGATATGAACAATGGGCGAGGGCGATGGAGCTATGCATTCCCAGGGAATGCCAGCGTTTATCTCATGCCGGTGGCGGCTGAGGGAATGGTCTATGTCGTGGGTGGTAGAGTGTCGACACCGCAGGGGGGAGGGCCGGAAGTGATAGGGCTGGATGCGCGCACAGGGCGATTGCGCTGGCAATTGGGCATCCCTGACAGGTTTCTCCCTGATCAGCAGCCACGGGCGATGCTACTGGGGAATGGAGTGCTTTGTTTGGACTACGAAGGCCAGATCCTTGGGATAAGGGCCAGCGATGGGCGACGACTGTGGCAGGTGAGCCGTGCGCAATGGCGAGATTGGGATCTGGATTACCAGCCGCTGGCAATAGGCCAGGGCTGGCTCTATGTGGTGGAGAAGGCCAGGCAGACAGGGCAGATACGGGTGAGCGCGCTGCGGCTGCTGGATGGACGGGAGGGCTGGTCGGCTGAGCTGACAGGAGGATTTGACCGTGTGGCTGCGCCGTTGCAAGGGGGAGTAGACGGGAAGATGCTCTATCTGGTTGATGGACAGGGATGGGTGACGGCGCTGGATGGGCAGAACGGGCGAATACTCTGGCAGAAGCAACTAGCAAGCCGCCGTAATGGGGGAAGCATCCCGAGCCGCCTGGTAGTGGGGGGGAGCAACGTCTATGTGTTTGTGGCACTCCCTGGCGAAGAGGAACATTTTGTCCTGCATGCCCTGGCAAAGGAGAATGGGCAGGAGGAATGGAATGTGGCGCTACCTTTGCCCGTAGGCCAGGGCTGGCCGATACCGGTCCTGGCGGGCTGA
- a CDS encoding outer membrane protein assembly factor BamB family protein has product MFRQLLNGTKWASLRVLSLVFLIGTISACQPSFPQSSAVPLSTVPCGATGDRVLFRGQARADGQGQALLYVGDHDRLYAIDGQRGRVLWCRRLVSTDSEEESITPDFAALRRSGHSLYSGTDEGRLVALDADSGQVRWVAENYDFFGDEDWEAPTVDEQRQLIYGVDSSIGFYAVGSTDGKMRWQQNLSQGLPAKSQVLPRLLPKVSGNVAVAAVSVYTRAGSNTENLLLLGVEAQTGKRLWEHLWPLGKNLRLQEPLKAEQGVIGLLINGKGLLGIRVTDGKLLWEIQLQGTSYSRLVGAAEGVFYLQIEAGKNPQLWAVKAASGRVLWKVTAEEGGDLWTVVDRQTLYLTGEDGGLEALEIGSGHKLWRQQIAANVGHDWMPMSQPVVEGNTVYVLTSGLEANGPYVLHAVDRVSGKVEWEMTFGERGYWIVPVLGA; this is encoded by the coding sequence GTGTTTCGTCAGCTGCTCAACGGAACAAAGTGGGCAAGTCTGCGGGTGCTCAGCCTGGTCTTCCTCATAGGAACCATCTCCGCCTGTCAGCCATCGTTCCCCCAGTCGAGTGCTGTACCTCTGAGTACTGTTCCCTGTGGGGCTACAGGGGACCGAGTACTATTCAGAGGGCAGGCTCGCGCTGATGGTCAAGGGCAAGCATTGCTCTACGTAGGTGATCACGATCGCCTCTACGCGATTGATGGGCAGCGGGGGAGAGTGCTGTGGTGCCGGCGGCTGGTGTCTACGGATAGCGAGGAAGAGAGTATCACCCCCGACTTTGCGGCACTGAGGCGTAGTGGTCACAGCCTCTATAGCGGAACAGACGAGGGAAGACTGGTGGCCCTCGATGCAGACAGCGGACAGGTGCGGTGGGTGGCAGAGAATTATGACTTCTTCGGTGATGAGGATTGGGAGGCGCCAACGGTAGATGAGCAGAGACAGCTCATCTATGGAGTAGATAGTAGCATTGGCTTCTATGCCGTCGGGAGCACGGACGGGAAGATGCGCTGGCAGCAGAATCTCAGCCAGGGGCTGCCAGCGAAGTCGCAGGTACTGCCAAGGCTGCTACCGAAGGTCAGTGGAAATGTGGCAGTGGCAGCAGTATCGGTCTACACGAGAGCAGGCTCCAATACCGAGAACCTCCTCTTACTGGGGGTGGAGGCGCAAACAGGGAAGCGCTTGTGGGAGCACCTCTGGCCGTTGGGAAAAAATTTACGCCTGCAAGAGCCATTGAAGGCGGAGCAAGGAGTGATCGGCCTGCTGATCAACGGGAAGGGACTCCTGGGGATACGCGTGACCGATGGCAAGCTGCTCTGGGAGATACAGCTGCAGGGAACGTCTTACTCCAGGCTGGTTGGTGCAGCGGAAGGGGTCTTCTACCTGCAGATTGAGGCGGGAAAGAATCCGCAGCTCTGGGCGGTGAAGGCAGCGAGCGGGCGGGTACTCTGGAAGGTGACCGCTGAGGAAGGAGGGGACCTCTGGACGGTGGTGGACAGACAGACGCTCTATCTGACAGGCGAGGATGGAGGGCTGGAAGCGCTAGAGATAGGCAGCGGGCATAAGCTCTGGAGGCAGCAAATCGCCGCTAACGTCGGCCATGACTGGATGCCAATGAGTCAGCCAGTAGTCGAAGGAAATACGGTCTATGTTCTCACGAGTGGATTGGAGGCCAACGGACCCTATGTGCTGCACGCGGTGGACCGTGTGAGCGGAAAGGTAGAGTGGGAGATGACCTTTGGGGAGAGAGGCTATTGGATCGTGCCAGTGCTGGGAGCCTGA
- a CDS encoding class I SAM-dependent methyltransferase, with product MLRWFRRKSAQSRPSTTKVYDYANRPTSLTEENVPIPYMLPKDDREVNRLDFQHYMLRYALRSNYLAPIVEPKRILDVGCGTGRWLAEMAQFFPEAHLIGLDLNLPTASPSFPPNCTFRQGNLLDGLPFSAGSFDFVHQRLLVFALPADRWPLVIQDLVRVTRPGGWLELVEVDPLFQRSGPATTRMLQLIVAACQSRGIDLKMAPRLEPMLHEAGLLHVTAQVISIPIGDWGGRLGNMARTDFAAGNQTIAPLVAATTGASIEEYQQLATAWLHECEEYRTYCNFYVIYGQRPQ from the coding sequence ATGCTGAGGTGGTTCCGACGCAAATCTGCGCAATCTCGCCCATCCACCACCAAGGTCTACGATTACGCCAACCGACCCACCAGCCTCACTGAAGAGAACGTCCCTATCCCTTACATGCTACCCAAGGATGACCGTGAGGTCAACCGCCTGGATTTCCAGCACTACATGCTGCGCTACGCCCTGCGCAGCAATTATCTGGCGCCCATCGTAGAGCCGAAGCGCATCCTCGATGTTGGCTGCGGCACCGGGCGCTGGCTGGCAGAGATGGCTCAGTTCTTTCCCGAAGCCCATCTGATCGGCCTCGACCTCAACCTGCCGACCGCCTCACCTTCATTCCCGCCGAACTGTACCTTCCGCCAGGGCAACCTGCTCGATGGCCTTCCTTTCTCCGCTGGCAGCTTCGATTTTGTCCATCAGCGCCTCCTCGTCTTCGCCCTGCCAGCGGATCGCTGGCCGCTGGTGATCCAGGACCTGGTGCGCGTGACACGTCCCGGTGGCTGGCTGGAGCTGGTCGAGGTTGATCCGCTCTTCCAGCGCAGCGGCCCGGCCACGACGCGCATGCTGCAGCTCATCGTGGCAGCCTGCCAGAGCCGTGGTATTGATCTGAAGATGGCCCCCCGCCTGGAGCCAATGCTGCACGAGGCTGGACTGCTCCACGTAACGGCTCAGGTCATCTCGATTCCTATCGGTGACTGGGGCGGTCGCCTGGGCAATATGGCACGCACGGACTTCGCCGCTGGCAACCAGACGATCGCCCCCCTGGTGGCAGCCACAACAGGCGCCAGCATCGAGGAGTACCAGCAGCTCGCCACTGCCTGGCTGCACGAGTGCGAAGAGTACCGTACCTACTGCAATTTCTATGTGATCTACGGCCAGCGCCCCCAGTAA
- a CDS encoding tetratricopeptide repeat protein, with the protein MKNMKSAETEGQEEEPPSWQRYLEQGERWMRKGHDKEALEAAEQALKLSNQSEEAAWDLWLLKGRALNALERYEEALTIFERLSRMLPERMERQAKCSYYLGVTLSGLDNSDKAVAAYDQALTLYEELLQRNPREAESWLRKGFVLEALERRAEALAAYEVALRLDPMNVAAWAAKGDCLLQLEQYSEALEACDQGLRIDKEDLWLWKNRGEALLALKRYEEALAAYDQALDLCPTDLFSWEGRGRALHALERYEEALAVFEHALQLKSGPSLFWRKAIALLALRRAEEALQAADQGLLLDGADSDLHRARGWALQELERYEEALAAYERACELEPESAPWLEKAQVLLKLQRAEEALQAVDQGLQRDREDAELWYVRVAALWRLARDEEALAACEEALAVCGEAGRLDSEKEASFSFFKCELLLTLGHPEEGLQLAAHVRHRWPDLAGSHYYYGLPLERLQHYQEALAAYEEALRLNPSYDRVWVHKGYVLHQLKRYREALVAYEEALRLRPDYVAALNGKGTALASLGRYREALAVFEEALRLDPGHRWAASNKAGVLARLLRYREALVAYEYARQLQPENTRVVLQESCVLAELGRYSEALGTLLQALRLHWRTASSPSSLLPQETEQQSIIRQRAEKELAACEQRLRRRPDDRQALYQQALLLSGLGRGEEALAVYERLALVMPGDPVPRCCQILLLALLGRLDEASERYEELQTLRQQPASSDKHLRALFRPMFSRLLALIR; encoded by the coding sequence ATGAAGAATATGAAGAGTGCTGAGACGGAGGGACAGGAGGAAGAGCCGCCGAGCTGGCAGCGCTATCTGGAGCAGGGAGAACGTTGGATGAGGAAGGGCCACGACAAGGAAGCTCTGGAGGCGGCAGAGCAGGCTCTGAAGCTGAGCAACCAGAGTGAGGAAGCGGCCTGGGATCTCTGGTTGTTGAAAGGAAGAGCACTGAACGCGCTGGAGCGCTATGAAGAGGCGCTGACAATCTTTGAGAGATTGAGCCGGATGCTACCGGAGAGGATGGAGCGTCAGGCCAAATGCTCCTATTACCTTGGAGTGACTCTCAGCGGGCTGGACAACAGTGACAAGGCTGTAGCCGCCTATGATCAGGCCCTAACTCTTTATGAAGAGCTATTGCAGAGGAATCCCCGCGAGGCGGAGAGCTGGTTGAGGAAAGGGTTCGTCCTGGAGGCACTCGAACGAAGAGCTGAAGCGCTGGCAGCCTATGAGGTGGCCCTGCGGCTTGATCCCATGAATGTTGCTGCCTGGGCGGCAAAGGGCGACTGCTTGCTGCAACTGGAGCAATATAGCGAGGCGCTGGAGGCCTGCGATCAAGGCTTGCGCATCGATAAGGAAGATCTCTGGTTGTGGAAGAACCGCGGAGAGGCGCTGCTAGCTTTGAAGCGCTATGAGGAGGCGCTGGCGGCTTATGACCAGGCCCTGGATCTCTGTCCAACAGATCTCTTCTCCTGGGAAGGCAGAGGGAGGGCGCTGCATGCTTTGGAGCGCTATGAAGAGGCGCTGGCGGTCTTTGAGCACGCCCTTCAGCTGAAGTCAGGGCCATCGCTCTTCTGGAGAAAGGCCATAGCGCTGTTGGCTCTGCGGAGAGCTGAGGAAGCCCTGCAGGCGGCTGATCAAGGATTGCTCCTTGATGGTGCTGATTCCGACCTGCACCGGGCGCGCGGCTGGGCCTTGCAAGAGCTGGAACGCTACGAGGAAGCCCTGGCCGCCTATGAGCGGGCCTGCGAGCTTGAGCCGGAAAGCGCTCCCTGGCTCGAAAAAGCTCAGGTGCTCCTGAAATTGCAGCGCGCCGAGGAGGCGCTGCAGGCGGTGGACCAGGGGCTGCAGCGCGATCGTGAGGATGCTGAGTTATGGTACGTACGGGTAGCGGCTTTATGGCGCCTGGCACGTGACGAAGAGGCCCTGGCTGCCTGCGAAGAGGCCCTGGCTGTGTGCGGCGAGGCCGGGCGCCTCGATAGTGAGAAAGAGGCCAGCTTTTCTTTCTTCAAGTGTGAGTTGTTGCTCACGCTGGGGCATCCCGAGGAGGGCTTGCAGCTTGCTGCGCACGTCCGGCACCGCTGGCCGGACCTGGCTGGCTCCCACTACTATTACGGCCTGCCTCTGGAGCGGCTGCAACACTATCAGGAAGCCCTGGCGGCCTATGAGGAGGCCCTGCGTCTGAACCCGAGCTATGACCGTGTCTGGGTGCACAAGGGCTATGTCCTGCACCAACTGAAGCGCTATAGGGAAGCGCTGGTAGCCTATGAGGAGGCCCTGCGACTCAGACCAGACTATGTGGCCGCCCTCAACGGCAAAGGGACCGCTTTAGCGTCGCTGGGCCGCTATAGGGAGGCCCTGGCGGTCTTTGAGGAGGCCCTGCGACTTGACCCAGGCCATCGTTGGGCAGCTTCCAACAAGGCCGGTGTTCTGGCCAGGCTCTTGCGCTATCGCGAGGCGCTGGTCGCCTATGAGTACGCTCGCCAGCTCCAGCCCGAGAACACGAGGGTAGTCCTGCAGGAGAGCTGTGTGCTGGCAGAGCTGGGGCGCTATAGTGAGGCCCTGGGAACCCTGCTGCAGGCGCTGCGCCTCCACTGGCGGACTGCCTCCTCTCCCTCATCGCTGCTCCCACAGGAGACGGAGCAGCAGTCGATCATCCGCCAGCGGGCCGAAAAGGAGCTGGCTGCTTGCGAGCAACGGCTGCGGCGGCGCCCTGACGATCGCCAGGCCCTCTATCAGCAGGCGCTCCTCTTGAGCGGTCTGGGCCGAGGGGAGGAAGCTCTCGCCGTCTACGAGCGCCTTGCTCTGGTGATGCCCGGCGATCCCGTACCTCGCTGTTGTCAGATTCTCCTGCTGGCCCTTCTAGGCCGCCTCGACGAAGCGAGCGAGCGCTATGAAGAGCTGCAGACCTTGCGGCAGCAGCCAGCCTCTTCGGACAAGCACCTGCGTGCGCTCTTCAGACCTATGTTCTCGCGTCTGTTAGCACTGATTCGCTAG
- a CDS encoding HEAT repeat domain-containing protein, translated as MYQNSAEPCTGPLRAREQPPQPHESWQRLLSPVRQSALRPLHLVPTSGEDQLTSADTEAHLVQAPPTGGAAAGEEDDQGSQEAAMTLGEVPRLRPLPDDGEAIVSQLAQALEQRTSLPRDPLLLALTHSSWRVRAEAVRLLGLSGEPQIELLLKALGQEAHEAVREAIVWSLGRLIPAFLADEQLRSAWLARLRTTLIALVQADDCWLVREAAAWALGCLGWAAPLEALRQVLLSDGDEEVCAAAAQALALSGKRMARAYLLEALERVELPFLQETIREALAELDEALARTAAQAQQARRSSSPLRQTLLALRDFLEDRRGTLLEPRLLLTEQGPVLVLWCTYQAKERRLQEVLEALPQDLWTQASIAPLAATQRSGDRVLRLLGQRLAQHCQQSSCQEVLMLSTTICRQAQAQAQTESSLLLEQSRTCLRVIIIGVSESEVDRNKPPVLRELALAWQATTQEAPLCEQDPCDLHLWYQPCRGWASQG; from the coding sequence ATGTATCAGAACAGCGCTGAACCTTGCACGGGGCCGCTGCGTGCCAGGGAGCAGCCCCCTCAGCCTCACGAGAGCTGGCAACGCTTGCTCTCCCCGGTACGTCAGTCGGCGCTCCGCCCGCTCCATCTGGTGCCCACCAGCGGAGAGGATCAGCTCACGAGCGCTGACACTGAGGCCCATCTTGTTCAGGCTCCCCCTACAGGCGGAGCAGCGGCGGGCGAGGAAGATGATCAAGGCAGCCAGGAAGCGGCGATGACCCTCGGAGAAGTCCCCCGGCTGCGCCCCCTGCCTGATGACGGCGAGGCCATCGTGAGCCAGCTGGCGCAAGCCCTGGAGCAGCGGACCAGCTTACCACGTGACCCGCTCCTGTTGGCTCTGACACACTCTTCCTGGCGCGTACGCGCTGAGGCGGTGCGCCTGCTCGGCCTGAGCGGCGAGCCACAGATCGAGTTGCTGCTCAAGGCCCTGGGCCAGGAAGCCCACGAAGCAGTGCGCGAGGCCATCGTCTGGTCACTGGGGCGCTTGATCCCCGCCTTCCTGGCCGACGAGCAGCTACGCAGTGCCTGGTTGGCCCGCCTGCGAACAACCTTGATCGCGCTGGTGCAGGCCGACGATTGCTGGCTGGTGCGTGAGGCCGCCGCCTGGGCCTTGGGATGCTTAGGCTGGGCCGCCCCCCTGGAAGCGCTGCGCCAGGTACTGCTGAGCGACGGCGATGAGGAGGTCTGCGCGGCAGCAGCCCAGGCCCTGGCCTTGTCGGGCAAGCGCATGGCGCGGGCCTATCTGCTGGAGGCCCTGGAGAGGGTCGAGTTACCTTTCTTGCAGGAGACGATCCGTGAGGCATTGGCGGAACTCGACGAGGCCCTGGCTCGCACAGCAGCCCAGGCACAGCAAGCCCGCCGGTCAAGCTCGCCGCTGCGTCAGACGCTGCTGGCTCTGCGCGATTTCCTGGAGGATCGCCGTGGCACTTTGCTAGAGCCACGCCTCCTGCTAACAGAACAAGGGCCGGTCCTGGTACTATGGTGCACCTATCAGGCGAAGGAGCGACGACTGCAGGAGGTACTCGAAGCTCTGCCCCAGGACCTGTGGACGCAGGCTTCGATCGCCCCTCTCGCGGCAACCCAGCGCTCGGGCGATCGGGTGCTGCGCCTCCTCGGCCAGCGTCTGGCCCAACACTGCCAGCAGTCTTCCTGTCAGGAGGTCCTGATGCTTTCAACGACCATCTGTCGTCAGGCTCAGGCTCAGGCTCAGACTGAGTCGTCGCTGCTGCTGGAGCAGAGCCGTACCTGCTTGCGCGTCATCATTATCGGCGTGAGCGAGTCCGAGGTGGATCGCAACAAGCCGCCCGTGTTGCGCGAGCTGGCCCTGGCCTGGCAGGCAACGACCCAGGAGGCGCCGCTCTGCGAGCAGGACCCGTGCGATCTGCATCTCTGGTACCAGCCTTGCCGCGGTTGGGCCAGCCAGGGCTAG
- a CDS encoding heavy-metal-associated domain-containing protein, with translation MKREKMVDAPGQKLATVVLHIPSLRCGGCLKRVADALGTLPGLEIVATALPTRTVTLRYAREELGLERIAEAVRACGHVPGELREADGAAGEQRATGLSG, from the coding sequence ATGAAGCGTGAGAAGATGGTGGACGCGCCCGGCCAGAAGCTGGCGACGGTGGTGCTGCACATTCCCAGTCTGCGCTGTGGAGGCTGCCTCAAGCGCGTCGCGGATGCCCTCGGGACTCTCCCCGGCCTGGAGATCGTCGCCACTGCCTTGCCGACCAGGACGGTGACCCTGCGCTACGCGCGTGAGGAGCTGGGGCTGGAGCGGATCGCTGAGGCGGTGCGGGCCTGTGGCCATGTACCGGGCGAGCTGAGGGAGGCTGACGGCGCCGCAGGAGAGCAGCGCGCGACCGGGCTGAGTGGCTAG
- a CDS encoding RNA polymerase sigma factor, translating into MEQDDLSQGIETELVSLRPALERFFRRQLHDSSAIDDCVDETYARAYQSLRQRALPLYHPRAWLFKIARRVLAQYRAEEQKRRRTGQIQYYATTDGELRSEIDDLADDAEQQPEALVERRDQARLLALSLEALPRYEQTAVMLHFSGQSAREISAQTGRPRRTVNDDIRRGISRLRRLVHNLD; encoded by the coding sequence ATGGAGCAGGACGATCTTTCTCAAGGGATTGAAACGGAGCTAGTCAGCCTGCGCCCCGCCCTGGAGCGCTTTTTCCGGCGGCAGCTGCACGACTCCTCAGCGATCGACGATTGCGTGGACGAGACCTACGCCCGCGCCTACCAGAGTTTACGTCAGCGTGCCCTGCCCCTTTACCATCCTCGCGCCTGGCTCTTTAAGATCGCACGGCGCGTCCTGGCTCAATATCGGGCAGAGGAGCAGAAGCGCCGGCGTACGGGTCAGATCCAATATTACGCAACAACCGACGGTGAGTTGCGCTCCGAGATCGATGATCTGGCCGATGACGCTGAACAGCAGCCGGAGGCACTGGTAGAGCGGCGTGATCAGGCGCGTCTGCTCGCTCTCAGTCTTGAGGCTTTGCCCCGCTATGAGCAGACGGCAGTGATGTTACATTTCTCGGGCCAGTCAGCGCGCGAGATCTCTGCCCAGACAGGCCGTCCTCGGAGGACGGTCAACGACGATATTCGTCGAGGGATCAGCCGCTTGCGCCGTCTGGTTCACAACCTCGACTGA
- a CDS encoding outer membrane protein assembly factor BamB family protein — translation MSKRWQKFARASWKLFLGCVWLLVSLLGCQMPPPVQMETVPCPAAQSQVQVSRLGQPAGGNEPAETTLYVGLNTWLYALDTGSGRPRWCRLLRSKDTSYSDLLGFMTITRAGQNLYANTADGYLLVLNAQNGTVRWGAEDSESLDDGWGVPAVDKVAGLVYRRDVKAVEALAVNDGQSRWSYQLPQKEANRTTTGVELMPLVGEGMVYVVGDDLLTVPERSALVVALDARTGQPRWQRSFPEGRDQQPMAMALGNGVLCLDLSQGVIAIDANDGRQLWQASGSRWRAFEYRLLAAGQGWLYVAKDVEQEQKLQVSALRLADGEEGWSIELPGVFGFDVVPVQGVVDGKVLYLLDGQGQLTALDGQSGRVLWQKLPATSEEPGPSRLIVGKSEIYLFTTASGGVERFVLHALAKENGQEEWKIVLPLPLNVGEDWVPALTD, via the coding sequence GTGAGCAAGCGATGGCAGAAGTTTGCACGCGCCTCGTGGAAGCTGTTCTTAGGGTGTGTCTGGCTGCTGGTGAGTCTACTGGGTTGCCAGATGCCGCCGCCCGTGCAGATGGAGACGGTGCCCTGCCCGGCGGCTCAGTCGCAGGTACAAGTCAGCAGGCTCGGCCAGCCTGCTGGTGGCAACGAGCCAGCAGAGACCACTCTCTATGTAGGGCTGAATACATGGCTCTATGCGCTGGATACCGGCAGTGGGCGCCCGCGCTGGTGCCGACTGCTGCGCTCGAAAGACACTTCTTACAGCGACCTGTTAGGGTTTATGACAATAACTCGTGCCGGGCAGAATCTGTACGCCAATACCGCGGATGGCTATCTGCTGGTCCTGAACGCTCAGAATGGAACGGTTCGCTGGGGAGCGGAGGATTCAGAGTCTCTTGATGACGGCTGGGGAGTGCCAGCGGTGGACAAGGTAGCCGGGCTGGTCTATCGGAGGGATGTGAAGGCGGTAGAGGCACTGGCAGTGAACGATGGGCAGAGCCGCTGGAGCTATCAGCTCCCTCAGAAGGAGGCCAATCGGACAACGACGGGGGTCGAACTGATGCCTCTGGTGGGAGAGGGGATGGTTTATGTCGTAGGAGATGATTTACTGACAGTGCCAGAGAGATCTGCTCTGGTGGTGGCTCTGGACGCACGCACGGGGCAGCCGCGCTGGCAAAGGAGCTTTCCAGAAGGGCGCGATCAACAACCGATGGCTATGGCGCTGGGAAATGGGGTGCTTTGCCTGGATCTGTCACAGGGGGTTATCGCAATAGACGCTAACGACGGGCGACAGCTGTGGCAGGCGAGCGGATCACGATGGCGTGCTTTCGAATATCGGCTGCTTGCCGCGGGGCAGGGCTGGCTCTATGTCGCAAAGGATGTGGAGCAGGAGCAAAAGCTGCAGGTGAGCGCGCTGCGGCTGGCGGATGGAGAGGAGGGCTGGTCGATTGAACTGCCGGGCGTCTTCGGGTTCGATGTGGTGCCGGTGCAAGGGGTGGTAGACGGAAAGGTGCTCTATCTGCTGGACGGGCAAGGACAGTTGACGGCACTGGATGGGCAAAGCGGACGAGTGCTCTGGCAGAAACTGCCAGCCACCAGTGAAGAGCCAGGACCGAGCCGTCTGATAGTGGGAAAGAGCGAGATCTATCTGTTTACAACAGCATCGGGTGGAGTAGAACGATTTGTCCTGCATGCCCTGGCAAAGGAGAACGGGCAGGAGGAATGGAAGATAGTGCTACCGTTGCCCCTGAACGTGGGAGAAGACTGGGTGCCGGCGCTGACCGACTGA
- a CDS encoding potassium/proton antiporter gives MHFESALLIASLLLLLSVLAWKIAGKLGIPALLLFLGLGMLAGSDGPGGIYFDDAQLAQAVGIVALVLILFAGGLETRWSAVRPALGGALLLSTLGVLLSALVVALFAVWLLHASPLEGLLLGALISATDAAAVFSVLAARNLRLSGQLLPLLELESGTNDPMAVFLTLGLIRLLSEPETSPLSVLLLFVQQMGIGLALGLVIGRLAVWLIVRLHLDVEGLYRVLTIALALFTYAVTALLGGSGFLAVYLVGLLLGNSRVEGIERIGRFHDSLAWLMQIAMFLILGLLVFPSRLPAVALAGMLITLVSVLVARPLAVLLALLPLRRMPLREKLFVAWVGLRGAVPIVLATFPLLAGLPRAELLFDLVFFVVLASVLLQGTTVPLVARWLGVARPALASAPGAPASEASPSVPD, from the coding sequence ATGCATTTTGAGAGCGCGCTGCTGATTGCATCGCTGCTGTTACTGTTGAGTGTGCTGGCCTGGAAGATTGCCGGGAAGCTGGGAATTCCGGCGCTGTTGCTCTTTCTGGGCCTGGGAATGCTCGCCGGCTCGGATGGTCCGGGCGGGATCTATTTCGACGATGCTCAGCTGGCGCAGGCGGTGGGCATCGTGGCCTTAGTGCTGATTCTCTTCGCCGGGGGATTGGAGACGCGCTGGTCGGCGGTGCGCCCCGCCCTCGGCGGCGCTCTGTTGCTCTCGACGCTCGGCGTGCTGCTGAGCGCTCTTGTGGTGGCCCTGTTCGCCGTCTGGCTGCTCCACGCATCGCCCCTGGAGGGCCTCTTGTTAGGCGCCTTGATCTCGGCGACCGACGCGGCGGCAGTCTTCAGCGTGCTGGCGGCGCGCAATCTGCGCCTCAGTGGCCAATTGCTCCCGCTCCTAGAGCTGGAGTCGGGCACAAACGATCCAATGGCGGTCTTTTTGACGCTCGGCCTGATCCGTCTCCTGAGCGAGCCGGAGACCTCGCCTCTCAGTGTCCTGTTGCTCTTTGTGCAGCAGATGGGGATCGGCCTGGCGCTGGGACTGGTGATCGGACGACTGGCCGTTTGGCTGATCGTCCGGCTGCATCTCGATGTCGAGGGCCTCTATCGGGTGCTGACGATCGCGCTGGCGCTCTTTACTTACGCGGTTACGGCGCTGTTGGGCGGCAGCGGCTTCCTGGCCGTTTATCTGGTCGGGCTGCTGCTGGGCAATAGCCGGGTGGAAGGCATTGAGCGCATCGGACGCTTCCACGATAGTCTGGCCTGGCTGATGCAGATTGCCATGTTTCTGATTCTGGGTCTGCTGGTCTTCCCGTCGCGTTTGCCTGCGGTGGCCCTCGCCGGTATGCTGATTACGCTGGTGAGCGTCCTTGTGGCTCGTCCGCTGGCGGTCTTGCTGGCGCTGCTGCCCCTGCGGCGTATGCCGCTGCGAGAGAAGCTCTTTGTGGCCTGGGTGGGCCTGCGCGGGGCGGTGCCGATCGTGCTGGCAACCTTTCCTTTGCTGGCAGGGCTGCCTCGGGCGGAACTGCTCTTCGACCTGGTCTTTTTCGTGGTGCTGGCCTCAGTACTGTTGCAGGGCACAACGGTGCCACTGGTGGCACGCTGGTTGGGTGTGGCCCGACCGGCTCTGGCTTCAGCTCCAGGCGCTCCCGCGTCCGAGGCTTCTCCGTCAGTCCCGGACTAG